Proteins from a genomic interval of Tenacibaculum sp. SZ-18:
- a CDS encoding IS3 family transposase, producing MTTITNCFGLKRDAYYKYKHRADKRLKLEQQIIQIVKQKRKSLPREGVRKLKISLKNDFDNANIKVGRDMLFNVLRKHNMLTTRKKPSYRTTNSFHRFYKYKNIIKDVLVDRPNQVWVSDITYIRTVKGFCYLALITDLYSRKIIGYDLSDSLELSGCVRALKKALYQAKNTDELIHHSDRGIQYCSNLYTQILKGKNIKISMTEDNHCYENAVAERVNGILKDEFYLDQTFDNVIHAKRATKNAINLYNQIRLHVSLNYKTPNMVYLKTA from the coding sequence TTGACAACTATAACTAACTGTTTCGGACTTAAACGTGATGCATATTACAAATATAAACACAGAGCTGATAAACGTTTAAAGCTAGAACAACAGATTATTCAAATTGTTAAGCAAAAACGCAAATCCTTACCAAGAGAAGGTGTGCGTAAACTCAAAATATCCTTGAAAAACGATTTTGATAATGCAAATATTAAAGTAGGAAGAGACATGCTATTCAATGTGCTTAGAAAACACAATATGCTCACAACCAGAAAGAAACCTAGTTATAGAACTACCAATTCTTTTCATAGATTCTATAAATACAAAAACATTATAAAAGATGTGCTTGTTGATAGACCTAACCAGGTATGGGTAAGTGATATCACATACATCAGAACTGTAAAGGGATTTTGTTATTTAGCCCTTATAACCGACTTGTATTCTAGAAAAATAATAGGGTATGATCTCAGTGATAGCTTAGAGCTTAGCGGCTGTGTAAGAGCATTAAAAAAAGCATTATATCAAGCTAAAAATACGGATGAACTCATACATCACTCCGATAGAGGAATACAATATTGCAGTAATCTATACACACAAATTTTAAAAGGAAAGAACATTAAAATTAGCATGACAGAAGATAATCATTGTTATGAAAATGCTGTAGCTGAAAGGGTAAATGGTATATTAAAAGATGAGTTTTACTTAGATCAAACATTTGATAATGTGATACATGCAAAAAGAGCTACAAAAAATGCAATCAATCTATACAACCAAATAAGATTACACGTATCTTTAAACTATAAAACACCAAATATGGTATATTTAAAAACAGCATAA
- a CDS encoding PLDc N-terminal domain-containing protein, whose amino-acid sequence MDKTINDFSIGLFICQALILLSIGLWIYCLLDIIKNKFAQNDKIIWILAVILIPFIGSLLYLFIGKNEKLKLN is encoded by the coding sequence ATGGATAAAACAATTAATGATTTCTCAATTGGACTTTTTATATGTCAAGCTTTAATTTTATTATCAATTGGACTTTGGATTTATTGCTTGCTTGACATTATAAAAAATAAGTTTGCTCAAAATGACAAAATAATTTGGATTTTAGCAGTCATATTGATTCCATTTATAGGTTCGTTGTTGTACTTGTTTATTGGAAAAAATGAGAAACTGAAATTAAACTGA
- a CDS encoding transposase has product MYKNDKVIRRYSEPFKLKILDELTTGKLNKYQLGKAYGIAPTTINEWIKKYNRKDLMNTRITVKTKDEITRIKQLQKEIEQLKKTLVKKRLGCYDSRFIP; this is encoded by the coding sequence ATGTATAAAAACGACAAAGTCATCAGACGCTATTCAGAACCTTTTAAATTGAAAATTTTAGACGAACTTACAACCGGAAAATTAAACAAGTATCAATTAGGTAAGGCATATGGTATTGCTCCAACTACCATTAATGAATGGATTAAAAAGTATAACCGTAAAGACCTTATGAATACCAGAATAACCGTGAAAACTAAGGATGAAATAACCAGAATTAAACAACTTCAAAAAGAGATTGAACAACTAAAAAAAACTCTTGTTAAAAAAAGACTTGGATGCTATGATTCAAGATTCATACCTTGA
- a CDS encoding DUF6119 family protein — translation MTQNPKIYRINTKDRLLTKLPTCELIIEKIINTSFAKLGIKETFSSTSLKKISKDEITYYLYLYDSNETVSDWKDFLPKELTQNEGFIQQKLSLVLFAETEFDIFCIIGGNAFQIILPFIDKSFGLNVYSRIMQPQYDQIASIKSRGITGSRAGLSEQFRDNYRIIDYIKFGKVTKEIHLKLSQETTDLHFGFLKNKENDKIQIYVSKAFKIKKNLDFNELHKVIEELVVISELAPSDYLDSYKEITDTNLKDNILHQELITHLFNDTENLGRRKSNEHKSFQHDFCNPNNIEKFYEADEFRLKEKTENNGYTVFKIVYDRNEIYDAVLNRAVERFGVNDRFNFMNFVRSAYVTCYQDGNHSIGSGFIFHISTEFPYDGTPIFLVDTKWYRLQDSFVEDLKTNTKHVLKTYKASNKILTEPWDKNVIRVEGDYNFRYNSKPNYIVIDTIIADGLELCDIIHYDDNNIYLIHVKYGFQSKIRELTNQITISARRLRETLGTKNKPLLEKIYNRLIKKNIILTTYH, via the coding sequence ATGACACAAAATCCTAAAATATACAGGATTAATACAAAAGATAGGCTTTTAACAAAGTTACCTACTTGCGAACTGATTATTGAAAAAATAATCAATACTTCATTTGCGAAACTTGGAATCAAGGAAACTTTTAGTTCAACTTCATTAAAGAAAATTTCTAAAGATGAAATCACATATTATTTATATCTCTATGATTCTAATGAAACGGTATCTGATTGGAAAGATTTTCTACCTAAGGAATTAACACAAAATGAAGGATTCATTCAGCAAAAATTATCACTAGTTTTATTTGCTGAAACCGAATTTGACATTTTTTGCATTATTGGAGGTAACGCTTTTCAAATAATATTACCTTTTATTGATAAATCTTTTGGACTAAACGTTTATTCTAGAATAATGCAACCTCAATATGACCAAATTGCATCAATAAAATCAAGAGGAATTACAGGTTCAAGAGCAGGACTAAGTGAACAATTTAGGGATAACTATAGAATAATTGATTATATAAAATTTGGAAAGGTTACCAAAGAAATACACTTAAAATTAAGTCAAGAAACAACAGATTTACATTTTGGATTCTTAAAAAACAAGGAAAATGATAAAATTCAAATATATGTAAGTAAAGCATTTAAAATAAAAAAGAATCTAGATTTTAATGAACTGCATAAAGTCATTGAGGAATTAGTTGTAATATCTGAGCTTGCACCATCTGACTATTTGGATTCTTATAAGGAAATAACCGATACAAATCTAAAAGATAACATTCTACACCAAGAATTAATTACTCATTTGTTCAACGATACTGAAAACTTGGGTAGAAGAAAATCCAATGAACATAAATCATTTCAACACGACTTTTGTAATCCAAATAATATTGAAAAATTCTATGAGGCTGATGAATTTCGACTAAAAGAAAAGACAGAAAACAATGGGTATACAGTATTTAAAATTGTCTATGACAGAAATGAAATTTATGATGCTGTTTTAAATAGAGCCGTAGAAAGATTTGGAGTGAATGACCGTTTCAATTTTATGAACTTTGTTAGAAGTGCTTATGTAACTTGCTATCAAGACGGCAACCACTCAATAGGTTCTGGTTTTATATTCCATATATCCACAGAATTTCCTTACGATGGAACACCTATTTTTTTGGTTGACACAAAGTGGTATCGCTTACAAGATTCTTTTGTTGAGGATTTAAAAACAAACACTAAGCACGTTTTAAAAACATATAAAGCGTCAAATAAAATATTAACTGAACCTTGGGATAAAAATGTAATTCGAGTTGAGGGAGATTATAATTTCAGGTATAATTCAAAACCCAATTACATAGTGATTGATACTATAATTGCTGATGGACTTGAACTATGTGATATAATTCATTACGATGACAATAATATTTATCTTATACACGTAAAATATGGTTTTCAATCTAAAATACGTGAATTGACAAATCAAATTACAATTTCAGCAAGGCGTTTAAGAGAAACACTTGGAACCAAAAACAAACCATTACTTGAAAAGATTTATAACAGATTAATTAAAAAAAACATAATATTGACAACTTATCACTAG
- a CDS encoding DUF4240 domain-containing protein, producing the protein MSYGKFLDESGDLNEWRKKNNLPVQHYEKTFVDLRDIWIKDKRYSELIAFIHENWDSGQWDEFFEPLEKHLIENKLEKEFIKFWKGILRHRFSSLWDWNKEFGRKTEYWDGSKKTFECQKLTLEGLYRFKQGLVELGVEQEIEKTNELIKTVDRLEKPKPKKTTDKRKIDKNIFWELVKINREKSEDKFDFIENLSNQLEEFKPTEIKRFERTFLSKYNELNRWEIWALAYIVRRGCGDDAFDYFKAWVISKGQETFEDVKNLNVSKLKKHFDEDPQLEEMFSLAENVYENKTGELMSPVRVKKQKLTGKQWKEENLEKDFPEIWKIFEHKITAPNNT; encoded by the coding sequence TTGAGTTACGGAAAATTTTTAGACGAATCTGGAGACTTGAATGAATGGAGAAAGAAAAACAATCTTCCTGTCCAACATTACGAGAAAACTTTTGTGGACTTAAGGGATATTTGGATAAAAGACAAAAGATATTCTGAACTGATTGCATTCATACACGAGAATTGGGACTCTGGTCAATGGGACGAGTTTTTTGAACCACTTGAAAAGCATTTAATCGAAAACAAACTGGAAAAGGAATTTATCAAGTTTTGGAAAGGAATATTAAGACATCGTTTTTCGAGTTTGTGGGATTGGAACAAAGAGTTTGGAAGAAAGACCGAATATTGGGATGGAAGTAAAAAAACTTTTGAATGTCAAAAACTAACCTTAGAAGGTTTATACAGATTCAAACAAGGACTTGTCGAACTTGGGGTTGAACAAGAAATTGAGAAAACTAACGAATTAATAAAAACAGTTGACAGGTTAGAAAAGCCTAAACCAAAAAAGACGACCGATAAAAGAAAGATTGACAAAAATATATTTTGGGAGTTAGTCAAAATTAATCGTGAAAAGTCAGAAGATAAGTTTGATTTTATAGAAAATTTATCAAATCAATTAGAGGAGTTTAAACCAACTGAAATAAAACGATTTGAAAGGACTTTTTTAAGCAAATACAACGAACTAAATCGTTGGGAAATTTGGGCTTTGGCTTATATAGTAAGACGTGGTTGTGGAGATGATGCTTTTGACTACTTCAAAGCTTGGGTTATCTCAAAAGGACAAGAAACATTTGAGGATGTTAAAAACTTAAACGTCTCGAAATTGAAAAAACACTTTGACGAAGACCCACAACTTGAAGAAATGTTCTCACTTGCCGAAAACGTTTATGAAAATAAAACTGGTGAATTAATGTCGCCTGTAAGAGTTAAAAAACAAAAACTGACTGGAAAACAATGGAAAGAAGAAAATTTGGAGAAAGACTTTCCAGAAATTTGGAAAATATTTGAACATAAAATAACTGCACCCAACAACACCTAA
- a CDS encoding lipocalin family protein, translated as MKKLIVISLILISSLQTIVGQEKNELDLITSGKWYLEYMEMAGQKKSLPIELKENNWMIFHSDGNHEIMTMGEMNKGKWEYLKDEKTIKMTDKGKVSNQEIIILNDNELILRFKQGEMEILMGLKK; from the coding sequence ATGAAAAAACTGATTGTAATCTCTTTAATACTTATTTCATCACTTCAGACAATTGTAGGACAAGAGAAAAACGAATTAGATTTAATTACTTCTGGAAAATGGTATTTAGAATATATGGAAATGGCTGGTCAGAAAAAATCATTACCAATTGAACTAAAAGAGAATAATTGGATGATATTCCATTCAGACGGAAATCACGAAATCATGACAATGGGTGAAATGAATAAAGGAAAATGGGAATACCTGAAAGATGAAAAAACGATTAAAATGACTGATAAAGGAAAAGTTTCTAATCAAGAAATTATAATTTTAAATGACAATGAATTGATTTTAAGATTTAAGCAAGGAGAAATGGAGATTCTGATGGGATTGAAAAAATAA